From a single Chitinophagaceae bacterium genomic region:
- the rpsL gene encoding 30S ribosomal protein S12, whose amino-acid sequence MPTIQQLVRKGRAGLKWKSKSPALTSCPQRKGVCTRVYTTTPKKPNSAMRKVARVRLTNKKEVNAYIPGEGHNLQEHSIVLIRGGRVKDLPGVRYHIIRGTLDTAGVEKRYKSRSKYGAKKPKAKKNTPDTKTKDNKKTKK is encoded by the coding sequence ATGCCTACTATTCAACAATTAGTTCGTAAAGGAAGAGCAGGATTAAAATGGAAATCAAAATCCCCTGCATTAACATCTTGCCCGCAAAGAAAAGGAGTATGTACCAGAGTTTATACTACTACTCCTAAAAAACCAAATTCTGCAATGAGAAAAGTTGCAAGAGTTCGTTTAACAAATAAAAAAGAAGTAAATGCTTATATACCAGGTGAAGGACATAATTTGCAAGAGCACTCTATAGTTCTCATAAGAGGAGGAAGAGTAAAAGATTTACCAGGTGTAAGATATCACATCATTAGAGGAACCTTAGATACAGCAGGTGTAGAAAAACGATACAAAAGCCGTTCTAAATATGGTGCTAAAAAACCTAAAGCAAAAAAAAACACACCGGACACTAAAACTAAAGATAATAAAAAAACTAAAAAATAA
- a CDS encoding glycosyltransferase family 2 protein: protein MFNGKKIVVVMPAYNAEKTLKKTYEEIPFDIVDDVILVNDASKDSTDEEARKIGIKHIINHAENKGYGGNQKTCYKKALEINADVIIMLHPDYQYTPLLIHAMASIIATGLYPVVFGSRILGKGALRGGMPLYKYIFNRFLTLTQNILMNEKLSEYHTGYRAFHRDVLLKVNYENNSNDFVFDNEMVAQIFAAGYNIAEVTCPTKYFEDASSISFQRSIKYGMGVLNVSFGYFLKRLRIYTPAIYKPAHSQK from the coding sequence ATGTTCAACGGAAAAAAAATTGTAGTAGTAATGCCCGCTTATAATGCTGAAAAAACACTCAAGAAAACTTATGAAGAGATTCCATTCGATATAGTAGACGATGTCATATTAGTAAATGATGCCAGTAAAGACAGCACCGATGAAGAAGCACGAAAAATAGGAATAAAACACATTATTAATCACGCTGAAAATAAAGGATACGGAGGAAATCAAAAAACCTGCTATAAAAAAGCTTTAGAAATCAATGCCGATGTCATCATAATGCTTCATCCTGATTATCAATATACCCCGCTTCTTATACACGCTATGGCAAGTATTATAGCCACAGGTTTATACCCCGTAGTTTTTGGATCCCGCATACTAGGAAAAGGTGCTTTACGAGGAGGAATGCCTCTTTACAAATATATTTTTAATAGGTTTCTTACCCTTACTCAAAACATCCTTATGAATGAAAAACTCAGTGAATATCATACAGGTTATAGAGCGTTCCACAGAGACGTTCTATTAAAAGTAAATTATGAAAATAATAGTAACGACTTTGTCTTCGATAACGAAATGGTAGCACAGATATTTGCTGCGGGATATAATATTGCAGAAGTAACTTGTCCCACTAAATACTTTGAAGATGCCTCCTCCATCAGCTTTCAAAGAAGCATAAAATATGGAATGGGTGTATTAAATGTTTCTTTTGGGTATTTTCTCAAAAGATTGAGAATATACACTCCCGCCATTTATAAACCTGCCCACTCTCAAAAGTAA
- the chrA gene encoding chromate efflux transporter, translated as MLPIPIKSLSFLKDILYLSIFSFGGASSHLSLFLNQLVIKKKYLTEKELLEINALCQLVPGPTSTQTLVLIAYKIGKAKLSYLCLLIWCFPAVFLMICSAICITFIQIKTADALHFTRFVQPIAIGMVSYTAVEISKKTITTKSSFCLALVSILISFFFGSPYVFPVLLLLGGAFTGLKYKNYEKQIKEHVHISWKNFILWVVVLIIVAITGNATNSLPILLFENFYRNGSMVFGGGHVLIPFLFSEFVELKKYITSDEFLTGYALQQIFPGPFFSFSAFIGTLSMRGENIYWQIVGGFMASMGIFLPGTFFIFFIYSFWEQLKKYRFVRASIEGINATSTGILISSIFLLKNPFLFVWYDPCIIVSTFILLKYTKVRIYFIVVFGLLCGLFL; from the coding sequence ATGCTTCCCATCCCGATAAAATCTCTTTCTTTTTTAAAGGATATTTTGTATCTATCTATTTTTTCTTTTGGCGGGGCTTCTTCCCATCTTTCTTTATTTCTCAATCAATTAGTTATAAAAAAAAAATATCTGACTGAAAAAGAATTGTTAGAAATAAATGCTCTCTGTCAGCTTGTCCCCGGTCCCACTTCCACACAAACTCTCGTATTAATAGCATATAAAATTGGGAAAGCAAAACTTTCTTACCTCTGCTTGCTCATCTGGTGTTTTCCTGCGGTATTTTTGATGATTTGTTCGGCAATCTGCATTACCTTTATTCAAATAAAAACGGCAGATGCTCTGCATTTTACTCGGTTTGTGCAACCAATAGCCATTGGGATGGTATCCTACACTGCTGTAGAAATATCAAAAAAAACTATTACCACAAAGTCATCTTTCTGTCTTGCTCTGGTATCTATTCTCATATCTTTTTTCTTCGGTTCGCCGTATGTTTTTCCCGTTTTATTATTATTAGGAGGTGCTTTTACAGGTTTGAAGTATAAAAATTATGAAAAACAGATAAAAGAGCACGTACATATTTCTTGGAAAAACTTTATCCTATGGGTAGTAGTGTTAATAATTGTGGCAATTACTGGAAATGCAACGAATTCATTACCGATACTTTTGTTTGAAAACTTTTACAGAAATGGAAGTATGGTTTTTGGAGGAGGGCACGTACTTATACCTTTTTTATTCTCTGAATTTGTAGAATTAAAAAAATATATAACATCGGATGAGTTTTTAACGGGATATGCTCTTCAACAAATTTTTCCTGGACCTTTTTTTTCATTTAGTGCTTTTATAGGAACGCTCTCTATGAGAGGAGAAAACATATATTGGCAGATAGTAGGAGGTTTTATGGCATCTATGGGGATATTTTTGCCAGGTACTTTTTTTATTTTTTTTATCTATTCCTTTTGGGAACAATTAAAAAAATATAGATTCGTCCGTGCTTCTATAGAGGGAATTAATGCTACCAGTACGGGGATTCTCATTAGCTCTATTTTTTTACTCAAAAATCCTTTTTTATTTGTATGGTATGATCCTTGTATTATAGTTTCTACTTTTATACTCCTTAAATACACAAAAGTCCGCATATATTTTATAGTTGTTTTCGGGTTACTCTGCGGGCTTTTTTTGTAA
- the rpsG gene encoding 30S ribosomal protein S7 translates to MRKTKPKKRYVLPDPKFGDTLITKFVNNLMYDGKKSISYSIFYDAISIIEKKTNENGIEVWKKALNNVTPSVEVKSRRIGGATFQVPVEVRAERKISLSIKWLIKYARSRGEKTMTDKLAAEIIAASKKEGASVKKRDDVHKMAEANKAFSHFRL, encoded by the coding sequence ATGAGAAAAACAAAACCAAAAAAAAGATACGTACTACCAGACCCTAAGTTTGGTGATACACTGATTACAAAATTTGTAAATAACCTTATGTATGATGGAAAAAAAAGCATCTCTTACTCCATTTTTTACGATGCTATCAGTATAATAGAAAAAAAAACAAATGAAAATGGAATAGAGGTATGGAAAAAAGCTCTCAATAATGTAACACCCTCTGTAGAAGTAAAAAGCAGAAGAATAGGAGGAGCTACCTTTCAAGTACCAGTGGAAGTAAGAGCCGAAAGAAAAATATCCCTGAGCATAAAATGGCTTATTAAATACGCAAGGTCCCGCGGTGAAAAAACCATGACCGATAAACTTGCAGCTGAAATAATAGCTGCTTCTAAAAAAGAAGGAGCATCTGTCAAAAAACGAGACGATGTTCATAAAATGGCGGAAGCCAATAAAGCTTTCTCCCACTTTAGATTATAA
- the rfbB gene encoding dTDP-glucose 4,6-dehydratase, whose amino-acid sequence MNFRKIILITGGAGFIGSHVVRHFVKKYPDYLIINVDALTYAGNLENLKDIENEPHYKFIKADVRDEEKINQIFEIFEIDGIIHLAAESHVDRSISDPLIFINTNIIGTVTLLNIAKKHWTHSSKKKLFYHISTDEVFGSLGNEGFFTEETPYNPQSPYSASKAASDHFVTSYYNTYKIPVVISHCSNNYGPHHFPEKLIPLCIHNIKNMKPIPIYGNGKNIRDWLFVEDHAKAIDIIFHFGKIGSSYNIGGNNEWTNIDVVRLLCSIMNKKLGRAEGISESLITFVKDRAGHDLRYAIDSSKIQQELGWEPQVPFEEGIEKTVNWYLQNDEWLKNVTSGEYQKYYNEYYQK is encoded by the coding sequence ATGAATTTTAGAAAAATAATTCTTATCACAGGGGGGGCGGGATTTATCGGATCGCATGTAGTTCGTCATTTTGTCAAAAAGTACCCTGACTACCTTATTATAAATGTAGATGCATTAACATACGCAGGAAATTTAGAAAACCTAAAAGATATAGAAAATGAACCACATTATAAATTTATAAAAGCAGATGTAAGAGATGAAGAGAAAATAAATCAAATATTTGAGATTTTTGAAATAGACGGCATTATACATTTAGCCGCAGAAAGTCACGTAGATAGATCTATTTCTGACCCTCTTATTTTTATAAATACGAACATTATTGGAACCGTTACCCTCTTAAATATCGCTAAAAAACATTGGACGCATTCTTCAAAAAAAAAACTTTTTTATCATATTTCTACAGACGAGGTCTTTGGTTCCTTAGGAAATGAGGGTTTTTTTACAGAAGAAACCCCCTACAATCCTCAATCGCCTTACTCTGCTTCCAAAGCAGCTTCCGACCATTTTGTAACATCATACTATAATACTTATAAAATACCTGTTGTTATATCCCATTGCTCTAATAACTACGGACCGCATCATTTTCCCGAAAAACTTATCCCCCTTTGCATTCATAATATTAAAAATATGAAGCCCATCCCTATTTATGGAAATGGAAAAAACATCAGAGATTGGTTATTTGTAGAAGACCATGCGAAAGCAATAGATATTATTTTTCATTTTGGAAAAATAGGAAGTTCTTACAATATAGGTGGAAATAACGAATGGACAAATATAGATGTAGTGCGTCTGCTCTGCTCTATTATGAATAAAAAATTGGGAAGGGCAGAAGGAATATCAGAATCTCTGATTACTTTTGTGAAAGACAGAGCAGGACATGATTTACGATATGCAATAGATTCTTCTAAAATTCAACAAGAATTAGGATGGGAACCACAAGTACCTTTTGAAGAAGGCATAGAAAAAACAGTAAATTGGTACTTACAAAATGATGAGTGGCTCAAAAATGTAACATCAGGAGAATATCAAAAATATTATAACGAATACTATCAGAAATAA
- a CDS encoding VIT1/CCC1 transporter family protein, with translation MIEQKLHSTKVFFFDKEYISEFVYGGVDGAVTTFAVVAGAAGAGADIRWVLIFGFANLIADGFSMSVGSFFSTKSDIDNYKKHEDIEYWEVEHLREKEIQEIREIYENKGFSGKLLEQVVEVIISNKKVWVDTMMKEELQMTQESKTPIKNALMTFFSFNIVGLIPLLAYLGAWLMDMKESSFLFSLSCVSTGFALLFVGYLRGIATKTNRFICVMQTLLLGGLAAAIAYYVGEVLSRYF, from the coding sequence ATGATAGAGCAAAAACTACATTCTACAAAGGTATTCTTTTTTGATAAAGAGTATATTTCAGAGTTCGTATATGGTGGAGTAGACGGAGCGGTTACAACCTTTGCGGTAGTGGCGGGTGCGGCAGGAGCTGGAGCGGATATCAGATGGGTGCTGATATTTGGTTTTGCTAATTTGATAGCAGACGGTTTTTCTATGTCTGTGGGGAGTTTTTTTTCTACCAAATCGGATATTGATAACTACAAAAAGCATGAGGATATTGAATATTGGGAAGTGGAGCATCTGCGAGAGAAAGAAATACAAGAAATCAGGGAAATTTATGAAAACAAAGGGTTTTCGGGGAAATTATTAGAGCAGGTGGTGGAAGTTATTATTTCCAATAAAAAAGTTTGGGTGGATACTATGATGAAGGAAGAACTACAGATGACACAGGAATCAAAGACTCCGATTAAGAACGCACTTATGACCTTTTTTTCTTTCAATATAGTAGGGTTGATTCCTTTGTTGGCGTATCTTGGAGCGTGGTTAATGGATATGAAAGAGAGTTCTTTTTTATTCTCTTTATCATGTGTATCTACGGGCTTCGCTCTTTTATTTGTGGGTTATTTACGGGGCATAGCTACTAAAACAAATAGATTTATATGTGTTATGCAGACCTTATTATTAGGGGGCTTAGCTGCTGCAATAGCATATTACGTAGGAGAGGTTCTCTCTCGATATTTTTAA
- a CDS encoding DUF5690 family protein has protein sequence MKIDITKYIGKDRGVWFIIYAVISSFCLYSCAFAFRKAFSVSTYEGLMYWNIDYKVWLITFQVVGYMTSKFLGIKYVSESPPEKRAFTILFMMIIAMLSLFLFAITPPPYNIIFMYFNGLPLGMVWGLVFGYLEGRRSTEILGAGVSASFIFGSGLAKSIGKFVIVNWGVDEFWMPFVVALLFMAPLCVFLFMLNLLPPPDELDEKERTKRIPMNKKSRKDFFVSLSHGLILLIIAYMLLTAFREFRDNFMAEIWKELGENDTSLFAYTETIIAIGTLIICGSVMFIKNNKNAMIINHLIVIFGIFLVGISNVAFEYGVINSFWWMTLIGMGLYMGYVPFNSIFFERIIAAFRYVSNVGFLIYLADAFGYLASVNVLFYKQFGQRNTSWLHFFISSGYVLSFIGSILMVASLIYFLKKLSWVEQQNTYLKVDSKK, from the coding sequence ATGAAAATAGATATAACCAAATACATAGGGAAAGACCGCGGCGTATGGTTTATTATATATGCAGTGATTTCTTCTTTTTGTTTATATTCTTGTGCTTTTGCTTTTAGAAAAGCATTTTCTGTTTCTACGTATGAAGGCCTCATGTATTGGAATATTGATTATAAAGTATGGCTGATTACTTTTCAAGTAGTTGGTTATATGACTTCTAAGTTTTTAGGAATAAAATACGTATCCGAGTCTCCCCCTGAAAAAAGAGCATTTACCATTCTTTTTATGATGATAATAGCAATGTTATCTCTCTTTTTGTTTGCTATTACCCCACCTCCGTATAATATTATTTTTATGTATTTTAATGGATTACCCCTTGGAATGGTATGGGGATTAGTATTTGGATATTTAGAAGGAAGACGAAGTACTGAAATATTAGGAGCGGGGGTTTCTGCAAGTTTTATATTTGGATCAGGGCTGGCAAAAAGTATCGGAAAATTTGTAATAGTAAATTGGGGTGTGGATGAATTCTGGATGCCTTTTGTCGTAGCGCTTTTGTTTATGGCGCCACTTTGTGTTTTTTTATTCATGTTGAATTTGTTGCCGCCACCCGATGAGTTAGACGAAAAAGAAAGAACTAAAAGGATCCCGATGAACAAAAAAAGCCGAAAAGATTTTTTCGTTTCTCTCTCACATGGGCTTATCCTTTTGATAATAGCATATATGCTTCTAACAGCTTTTAGAGAATTTAGAGATAATTTTATGGCAGAGATATGGAAAGAATTAGGAGAAAATGATACTTCTCTCTTTGCATATACAGAAACTATAATTGCTATAGGAACTCTTATTATCTGCGGAAGTGTTATGTTCATAAAAAATAATAAGAATGCAATGATAATAAACCATCTTATTGTTATTTTTGGGATTTTTTTGGTAGGGATTTCTAATGTTGCTTTTGAATATGGTGTAATAAATTCATTTTGGTGGATGACACTCATAGGGATGGGACTTTATATGGGATACGTTCCTTTTAACAGTATCTTTTTTGAAAGAATAATAGCAGCATTTCGTTATGTAAGTAATGTGGGTTTTTTGATATACCTTGCAGATGCTTTTGGATATTTAGCAAGTGTGAATGTTCTTTTTTATAAACAATTCGGACAGAGAAATACGAGCTGGTTACATTTTTTTATTTCATCGGGATATGTTTTATCTTTCATCGGGAGTATTCTTATGGTAGCATCTCTTATTTATTTTTTAAAAAAATTATCGTGGGTAGAACAACAAAATACGTATTTAAAAGTTGATTCTAAAAAATGA
- a CDS encoding tetratricopeptide repeat protein: MTTIIISGILCIALIMLYHFFFRKNSIKENDAKQISTNNNQYPTNSSDTPFAEKEEKNVLKRVKSNTTVVTSKYQTYSKKNDITKTDKLEDASIKSIGNEKTMSFEDTSFKKNKNRKVYFPKMPALYLEKNEQGLESELRIFDPKYNQGMDLMRKREYEKAMGCFEVIIKDYPHSPSACYGIGICLFELRQTNKSLDVLHTIVKNTPNFLPALYAIGLIYFDMYKLDEAMDIYIKILHYSPEESEAIYHIGSTYFQKKDYDRAIEYFQKSYDISKNIDTLYQIGLVYSKKQEYDKSIQYYQTVISHKPRHYPAYYHLGTSYIKLNEYSKSIYYFDKVIEISPVFYSAYFQKGLAHLNQNNYEESLECFKKVIDIVPNNYDALYSIGLIYFKKEDDDNALIYYKKALEIKSNSVDCLYYMGFSFFRKGMNDQALEKFKKIISLNDTFYSAFFYIGLLYYKKNQYDKAFFYFQETFRLNNTFYSAAYYMGMICFHKETYNEAIDYYKTILEQKSDHIDAKIQIALCYYKLNQYEESLYFYEQIKESKISPFVFFQIGTIYFYKKMYEDAYKNLEQSYLLDPSLTESYYYISLVYWEKAEYKQAIEWMEKYYITNNHSNTLRKIGKMAFLSKNHEKSIECYVKYLSTNPQNIFIWNTIGIVYAEKQDYAHAIEYITHIKMHAELHILSFNIGSIFLKEKEFEKAIASYETSIQQKNNFYDAYNKIGFIYYRSKSYDKAIEFFEKSLEIEPENTEALFYLGNIFFEKGYKQKALGYYKKIGNTTLGFGEYFYELSESPKDTDISIPPTSKETILHEVYQKLALVFSQDKETQEKALFFYEKLLEFNTYKYDILYSIAQIYSQNDKIDEAIEYYLKIISLNPNLHETYCHVGKLYLKKQDYEKSIEYLENYVERRPDAKEVLKDIAFIYTQQKQYEKATIAYKKIIVLEPKNITILQEIGNMYMFQMSDPSNAINFYKKILDISPDNISAISKIGIAYFKRQDYVNAMRYCKRSIIIDPKNVDTLFALGVIHLEKSEYDKAIEFFTKIVSINPNHKESIFQIAKTYEQKKEPHKALLYYKKTIELDPTFYEILEKIGEIYETISDYDNAIKYYTQGMELFPNSESITLKMGNILLLTKEYDKSMEYLKKVSHNQQNLILPIFNIGLIHFYKGEYDKAIKCYKKILETDPKSAESYNQLGLIYHKKKEYYNAIECFNKSIQIKKNYPDPHKNIGNIYLEKGESEKANQFFKEAEKIKMLNKK, encoded by the coding sequence ATGACAACTATAATAATATCCGGAATTTTATGCATAGCGCTTATTATGCTCTATCATTTCTTTTTTAGGAAAAACTCTATCAAAGAAAATGATGCAAAACAAATTTCTACAAATAATAATCAATATCCTACTAATAGTTCTGATACTCCCTTTGCAGAAAAAGAAGAAAAAAATGTATTAAAAAGAGTAAAGAGTAATACAACAGTCGTTACTTCAAAATACCAAACATACTCTAAAAAAAACGATATAACAAAAACTGACAAACTAGAAGATGCTTCTATTAAATCTATAGGGAATGAAAAAACAATGTCTTTTGAAGACACTTCCTTCAAAAAAAATAAAAATAGAAAAGTATATTTTCCAAAAATGCCTGCATTATATTTAGAAAAAAACGAACAGGGTTTAGAATCTGAGCTGCGTATATTTGACCCAAAATATAATCAAGGAATGGATCTTATGCGTAAGCGAGAGTATGAAAAAGCTATGGGTTGTTTTGAGGTAATAATAAAAGATTATCCTCATTCTCCATCAGCATGCTATGGTATAGGTATATGTCTTTTTGAACTTAGACAAACAAATAAAAGCTTAGATGTACTCCATACCATTGTTAAAAATACTCCTAATTTTTTACCAGCTCTCTATGCAATAGGGCTTATCTATTTTGATATGTACAAATTAGATGAAGCAATGGATATATATATAAAAATCCTCCACTATTCGCCTGAAGAATCTGAAGCAATTTACCACATTGGCAGTACTTATTTTCAAAAAAAAGATTATGACCGAGCGATAGAATATTTTCAAAAATCATATGATATTTCTAAAAACATAGATACTCTCTACCAAATAGGATTAGTATACTCTAAAAAACAAGAATATGATAAATCTATACAATACTACCAAACAGTCATAAGCCATAAACCAAGACACTACCCAGCATACTATCATTTAGGAACTTCCTATATAAAATTGAACGAATATTCAAAATCGATATACTATTTTGATAAAGTGATAGAGATAAGCCCTGTTTTTTATTCCGCGTATTTTCAAAAGGGACTCGCACACCTCAATCAAAATAATTATGAGGAATCTTTAGAATGTTTCAAAAAAGTTATAGATATTGTACCTAATAACTACGATGCTCTTTATAGCATTGGGCTTATATATTTTAAAAAAGAAGATGACGATAATGCACTTATTTATTATAAAAAAGCTCTAGAAATAAAATCTAACAGCGTGGATTGCCTCTACTATATGGGTTTTTCTTTTTTTAGAAAAGGAATGAATGACCAGGCATTAGAAAAGTTTAAAAAAATTATATCTCTCAATGACACTTTCTACAGTGCTTTTTTTTACATCGGATTACTTTATTATAAAAAAAATCAATATGATAAAGCGTTTTTTTATTTTCAAGAAACTTTTCGTTTAAATAATACTTTTTATTCCGCTGCGTACTATATGGGAATGATATGCTTTCATAAAGAAACATATAATGAAGCAATAGATTATTATAAAACCATACTAGAGCAAAAATCAGACCACATAGATGCAAAAATACAAATAGCACTTTGTTACTACAAGCTCAATCAATACGAAGAATCATTATATTTCTATGAGCAAATAAAAGAATCAAAAATATCTCCTTTTGTTTTTTTTCAAATAGGCACTATCTATTTTTATAAAAAAATGTATGAAGATGCCTACAAAAATTTAGAACAAAGCTACTTATTAGACCCTTCCTTGACCGAATCTTACTACTATATATCTTTAGTATATTGGGAAAAAGCAGAATATAAACAAGCAATAGAATGGATGGAAAAATACTATATCACAAATAATCATTCGAACACTCTCCGAAAGATAGGAAAGATGGCTTTTTTGTCTAAAAACCACGAAAAATCCATCGAATGCTATGTAAAGTACTTATCCACAAACCCACAAAATATTTTTATATGGAATACAATAGGCATTGTATACGCAGAAAAACAAGATTATGCTCACGCAATAGAGTATATCACTCATATTAAAATGCACGCCGAATTGCACATACTTTCTTTTAATATAGGAAGTATTTTCTTAAAAGAAAAAGAATTTGAAAAAGCCATTGCCTCTTATGAAACATCTATTCAGCAAAAAAACAATTTTTACGATGCCTATAATAAAATTGGGTTTATTTATTATAGATCTAAGTCGTATGATAAAGCAATAGAATTCTTTGAAAAATCATTAGAAATAGAACCTGAAAACACCGAAGCACTTTTTTATCTAGGAAACATATTTTTTGAAAAAGGATACAAACAAAAAGCATTAGGATACTATAAAAAAATAGGAAATACTACTCTTGGCTTCGGAGAATACTTTTATGAACTATCAGAATCCCCAAAAGATACAGATATAAGCATACCCCCTACTTCAAAGGAAACAATATTACACGAAGTATATCAAAAACTTGCTCTCGTCTTTTCACAAGATAAAGAAACACAAGAAAAAGCACTCTTTTTTTACGAAAAACTTTTAGAGTTCAACACCTATAAATATGATATTTTATATTCTATAGCACAGATATATTCTCAAAATGATAAAATAGACGAAGCAATAGAATACTACCTCAAAATAATATCTCTTAACCCTAATCTTCACGAAACATACTGCCACGTTGGTAAACTCTATCTTAAAAAACAAGATTATGAAAAATCCATAGAATATCTAGAAAACTACGTAGAACGAAGACCCGATGCAAAAGAAGTACTCAAAGATATTGCCTTTATATACACCCAACAAAAACAGTATGAGAAAGCTACTATTGCTTATAAAAAAATAATAGTATTAGAACCTAAAAATATAACAATACTACAAGAAATAGGAAATATGTATATGTTTCAAATGTCCGACCCAAGCAATGCAATAAACTTTTATAAAAAAATATTAGATATATCTCCCGATAATATTTCCGCCATAAGTAAAATAGGAATCGCTTACTTTAAAAGACAAGATTATGTTAATGCTATGAGGTATTGCAAAAGAAGCATTATAATAGATCCTAAAAATGTAGATACACTTTTTGCATTAGGAGTAATACATCTAGAAAAATCTGAATACGATAAAGCAATAGAGTTTTTTACAAAAATAGTATCCATAAATCCAAATCATAAAGAATCCATTTTTCAAATTGCAAAAACATACGAACAGAAAAAAGAACCACATAAAGCTCTCTTGTATTATAAAAAAACAATAGAATTAGACCCTACTTTCTACGAAATATTAGAAAAAATAGGAGAAATATACGAAACTATATCCGACTATGATAATGCAATAAAATATTACACACAAGGCATGGAACTATTTCCAAACTCCGAATCCATCACACTAAAAATGGGAAATATTCTTTTACTTACGAAAGAATATGATAAATCTATGGAGTACCTTAAAAAAGTATCCCACAACCAACAAAACCTTATACTCCCTATATTTAATATAGGGTTAATACATTTTTATAAAGGAGAATATGATAAAGCAATAAAATGTTATAAAAAAATATTAGAAACAGATCCTAAATCTGCGGAATCATATAACCAATTAGGACTTATTTACCATAAAAAAAAAGAATACTATAACGCAATAGAATGTTTTAATAAATCTATCCAAATAAAAAAAAATTATCCCGACCCTCATAAGAACATCGGAAATATTTATTTAGAAAAAGGAGAATCCGAAAAAGCAAATCAATTTTTTAAAGAAGCAGAAAAAATAAAAATGCTTAATAAAAAATAA